Part of the Catalinimonas alkaloidigena genome is shown below.
TAAGCATCTGGCAGCAGAAAGTGCCCAATTAGCTGCAGAGAAAATATTTGAACCGCTACAAATAGAAGTCTTAGAAAAGCATAGTGGCAGAAAAGAACTCAGTGTACAGCAGGCATTGATCATCATCGCTGCCCTGGCCGGGTTTACGCCTACTAAAAAGCAGCCCTTCCCTGGAGAAAAAACCATGTGGAGAGGGTGGGCCATCTTCTCTCAACTCTGCCATGGATACCTTCTCGCTTCGCAGATAAATTATGAGACAGGATAAGGTTTAAAACTTGCGCTTATTATAAGCCTTAAGTTAAATTAAACTTAAGTCAGTAAGGGTTTAACTGTATCCTATTTCACCTTCTCTTTCTCTTTAGTTGGCACGCTCATCTTTTGCGACTGTATCGCCGTAATGACGACCGTATTCACTATGTCTGCAACTGTACAGCCACGACTTAGGTCATTCACCGGCTTGCGTAAACCCTGCAGTATTGGACCAATGGCAAGTGCTCCGGTTTCTCTTTGTACCGCTTTATAGGTATTATTTCCGGTGTTTAGATCGGGGAAGATCAGTACGCTGGCATTTCCGGCCACTTCAGAATCGGGCATCTTCTTAGTACCGACTTCTTTATCTACCGCGGCATCGTATTGTATGGGACCTTCTACTTTCAGGTCAGGCCTTTTATCCTTCACAATTTTAGTAGCTTTTCTCACCTTCTCTACCTCTTCTCCCTTACCCGATTCACCGGATGAGTAAGACAGCATCGCTACTTTAGGTTCTATGTCAAAAGCCTGACTGGTATCTGCTGAGGATATCGCGATTTCCGCCAGCTGCTCCGCATTTGGGTTGGGATTTATCGCACAGTCGCCGTAGACCAATACCCTGTCTTCCAATGCCATGAAGAACACGGAAGAGACAATGGATACACCGGGCTTGGTTTTGATCAGTTGAAATGCCGGACGAATGGTGTGCTGGGTCGTGTGAGCGGCACCGGAAACCATGCCGTCGGCCAAACCCTCCAGCACCATCATGGTACCAAAGTAAGACACATCTACCAGGGCATCGCGGGCATTGTCACGCGTAGCGCCTTTGCTTTTTCTGATCTCTACATAACGGTCAATAAAGCCTTCCAGATAATCAGATTCCGCCGGATTAATGATAGGCACCTGTTCAGTATCTATTCTGACACCGTGCCGGGCAATTTGATTTTTTACTTCTTCCGGTTTACCCAGGATCGTCAGTTTAACAATATCCTGTTCAATCAGTATTTCTGCGGCTTTGAGTATGCGTTCATCATTACCTTCGGGCAAAACAATATGCTTCTTGGCATCTCTGGCTTTTTGTACCAGATTGTACTGAAACATTTTTGGCGTAATACCCCGGGCACGCACACTGCTGATCTTTTGCTGAAGCGCAGTTGTGTCCACATACTTTTCAAAAAGCTTCTTACTGATGGTGATTTTGGTATGATTATCCGGGGTGATGTAAGATGTCAGTGTACCTAGTTTAGCCACTGTATTGTATGTATTATAGCCTACCGAGAGAATGGGCACCAGGCTGGGAAGCCCATCCAGCAGTCTTTTGATAGACTCTTCGGGTAAGAGTTTGGTGGTCATCAGTATACCGCTGATGGGCGGGTAGTTCTGTGACTGATGGGCTTGCAGCGCACTTAAGATAATATCGCCACGATCTCCCGGTGTGATGACCAGGCAGTTTTCCGTAATGTGCGGAAGATAGTTTTGCAATTGCATGGCCGCCACCGAGTAGCGATACGACTGCTTTTCCATCAGATCTTCTCCATATAGTACATCAGCGTCCAGATGCTCTGCCACTTCCCGAATGGTGGGGCTTTGCAATACTATATTTTCAGGAATCACCGATACCAGCAGCTCTTTGTCCTTGATAGTATTGCGAATCTCCAGCAAAAGTTCATGCGCCAGGGCAGACCTCACACGGTTGATGATCACCCCCAGAATATCACACTCTTTGTCAGCGAACAATTCATAGGTAAGTCTTACCGGACTGATGACTTCCTCCAGTTCACGGTCCATATCCCCTCTTCCCAGTATCAATACCGGACAGCCCAGGTTTTTCGCTATATCCACATTGATGTCAAAATCAAAAGAGGAGCTTTCGTCGCTAAAGTCTGTACCCTCACAAAGCACAAAGTCACACTTTTTCTCCAGCGCTTTGTACTCTTCAATGACCTGGTTTAGCAGTTTGTTGTATTGTCCCTCCAGGATAAGATTTCTTGCTTCTTTGCGGGTAAAAGAAAAAGTCTCTTCGTACGAAATATCCAGGTTAAAGTGGCGAATAAGCAGGTCAATATTTTTATCTCTACCGTTTCTTTTTCCGCTAATAACCGGACGAAATACACCCACCCTTTTGGTCTTGCGCAGCACCATTTCCATGATGCCCAGACATACCAGTGATTTTCCACAATGCGCCTCTGAAGTTGCCAGATAAATTGAGCTTGCCATATTTATGTATAATAAAAAAACTTGTTAACTGTTGTAATAAAGCATTTTACTGAAAAGTGTTTAGCAATATGCCTCTTTGATGAATTACATTCCAAGCAAATATTTAGCGGTCTATAAATCAACTTTATGAAGATGGTTTTTTTAGTGGCTAAATCAATACAATTCTGCATCAAAACTTTTTTTATAAAGTATATTTTCATCCTTAGGCATATACATATATCGCTTAAAAGTGCTTTTTAGGATGAGATTGATTAGATTGAAATATTTCACGATTACTTACAAGCTCCTAAACTTCAACATCTTATGTCAATCAAAAACAGAAGGGAATTTCTCAAACTATCTGCCCTGAGCAGTACATTTTTGGGCTTATCCCCAGCCACAGCATATACAAAGGATAACATCACAGAAAAGCTTAGGGCACTTACCGAAGCTAAAGCCTCAAGCGGCACATCGGTAATGGGACTTAAGGTAGCCCCCATTGAGCAGGTGAAAGTAGCGATCCTAGGATTGGGAAACCGAGGTACAGGCCATATCAGGCAGATGCAGGCAGTCTACCCCAAAGCCAGGATTACAGCTATCTGTGATATCAGGGCGCAGCAGACGGATGCTGCCATGGCTTTTTTGAAAGAGCACAATCAAAAGCCTGAAGTCTTTACGGATACTGAAGATGCCTGGAAAGACATGGTCAAAAGGGATGACATTGACCTGGTACTAATCGCTACCCCCTGGGATCTGCATGTACCCATGTCCGTGTATGCCATGCAGCAGGGCAAGCATGTAGCGCTTGAAGTGCCTGCTGCCACCTCACTGGATGGCTGTTGGGCCTTGGTCAATACCGCTGAAGAAACTCAGCGCAACTGTATGATGCTGGAGAATGTGTGCTACGGTGATGAAGAACTCTGGATATTGAATATGGTATCTCAAGGGGTATTTGGAACGCTCACCTACGGAGAAGCGGCTTACATTCATAATCTGGCAGATAAACTGCTCAATAAAGACGCTTATTATCAGCAATGGAGAGGGCATCAGCACCTCAACAATGACGGAAACCTATACCCTACCCATGGCCTGGGGCCGGTAGCACAATATATGGACATCGGCAGAGGCGACAGCTTTGCACATCTGGTATCCATGAGCAGTATACAGGAAGCATTGCATGAAGAAAGCCTTACGCTGGAAAAAGACAATGTCTTCTACGAGCGTGATGATTTTGCTCACGGAGATATGAATAATTCCCTCATTAAAACCGCTAAAGGCAGAACCATTCTGGTACAGCATGATGTGGTAACGCCCCGTCCCTACAGCAGAATTAATGCCCTGGCAGGTACTAAAGCTTATCATGAAGGCTACCCCAGCCGACTGTCTATTAAAGGGGAAGGACATGAGTGGATATCAGAAGCCCGCTACAATGAGATGAGAGAACGCTACAAGCACCCGATCTGGAATAGCCTGAAAAGCGAAATAGAGAAAAATGGAGGGCATGGAGGTATGGATTTCCTCCAGACATACCGCCTGATAGATTGCCTGAACAAAGGGCTGCCCCTGGATATGGATGTATATGATGGTGTCAACTGGTCGGTGGTGACCCCGCTTTCCAAAGTCTCAGTTGAGCTGGGAAGTGTGCCCGTAAAATTTCCTGATTTTACCAGGGGCAAGTGGAAGGAAAAAAGAAGTTATGGAATCATGACCAACATATAGCGCAAACTAAAATGAAAAGTGATACAAATATGACTAATAGCTATGCTTCCGGTCGTCGTCAATTTATAAAAGCCTCTTCAGCGGCTTTGGGAGGCACACTCTTGTACCAGCTGCCAGTAGAGAGCGGTGCCTATGCGACGGGTGATGATACTTTGAAAATAGCCCTTATTGGCTGTGGCAAACGAGGAGCAGGTGCTGCAGTACAGGCATTGAGTGCCGATGAAAATGTAAAACTGGTGGCTATGGCCGACGCTTTTCGCGACAGGCTGGATGAGACTTACGGTAATCTTAAGAAGATAGGAAATGTCAAAGAGAAAGTAGAAGTACCTGAGGAACATAAATTTGTAGGTTTTGATGCCTACAAAGATGCCATTGCACTCGCGGATGTTGTGCTCCTGGCCACTCCTCCTGCTTTTCGTCCCATGCATTTTGAACAAGCCATCAATGCCGGCAAACATGTTTTTATGGAGAAACCGCTGGCTTCTGATGCGCCCGGTATTCGCAAAATACTGGCTGCCGGAAAGGAAGCTAAAAAGAAAAACCTGAGTGTGGTTGTTGGCTTACAGAATCGCTATGATCCCGTTTACCAGGAATTTGTAGGTCGCCTAAAAGATGGAGCCATTGGTGAGATCATTTCGTCTACCTGCTACTACATGATAGGGCATGTCACATTGTTGCCCCGGCAGGCTGGTCAGTCGGAGATGGAGTATCAGATGCGCAACTGGCGTTATTTCTGTTGGTTATGGGCAGGCTCACCGGCAGGCTTGCAGATACATAATACCGATGTAGTCAATTGGGTGAAAGGCGCTTATCCTGTCAAAGCACAAGGTGTAGGAGGTCGTGCAGCCTATCAAGGACCCGACAAAGGAGATATTTTTGATCACTTTTATATTGAGTATGAATATGCGGATGGCAGTAAACTCCATAGCCAGATACGTACCATTGACGGGACCTATAATCAGGGAGGTTCATTCTTTCAGGGTACAAAAGGCTCAGGTGATATGAAGAAGGGATTAGTAGATATGCAGGGTAAATCTCTCTGGAGGACCAGAGGAATAAAAGAAATTAATCCCTACCAGCAGGAACATGATGAACTGTTTGCCGCGATAAGAAAAGGAAAATCTATCAATGATACGGAATGGGCTGCAAAAAGCAGTATGATGACCATCATGGGACGTATGGCCGCCCATTCAGGCCAAATGATACAGTGGGAGGATGCTATCAACTCAGAGCTGAGCCTGCTCCCTGAAAGATTCGCATGGGATGCTGAGCCTCCCGTGCTACCCGGCCCGGATGGCAATTATCCCATTCCGATTCCCGGACAAACTCAAGTGCTGTAATGACTTTAGCGTATGTGTAGATCAATGTTCAGGGAGGTCTTTTACTCACTCCCTGAATATTCCATGCCTAAACCTTGTCAGTAGTGTACTTCTCTTTACTCATTGTTCAGATAATACAGATGACCATCTTCTGCTCCTATCAGCAATGCTGGTTTACCGTCTTTATCCCAATCTACTATGGTGGGGCTGGTCGTATGTCCCGCCAGTTTTACTCCTGAAAGTGCCCCTTTATTCCTGAAGTTCACCATTCCATCTTCGGTACCTAGATTTTCCATCAAAGAAACATTTAAGCTATTGACCAGTAAGTCTTTATCGTCGTCTCCGTCCCAGTCCGCCACTGCTATTTTTCTCCGGCCACTACTTCCATAAAGATTCACATTAAGCTGTAGTATGCCTGCTGTACTGTCCTTCACTCCATGCTTTGCATCAAAACCTGATCCATTGACACCATAAAAAATTCTTTTGCCGGGTAGCAACAGTAATTCATCTCCTTCTTCAAAGCGTTCAAAAAATACCAGGTAGCCTTCATGATCCAGCATAAGAAGGTCCATCAGCCCATCATCATTCCAGTCGGTGGTCACGGGTGTGGTGCGCCACTGCGTGGAAAGTTGATTACTTTCAGGATTCCACCAGTTCCATTCGGGCTTGGGCGGGTTTTGTTCCCATTTTACTTTAACAGGCTGAGCCTTAGCAAGTACAGGATTGTTACTGCTGCCCACATTCTGATACCAAGCTACTTTTCCCCAGATAGAGTTAACGATAATATCCTTTAAGCCATCACCATCCCAGTCATTTACTGTCAATGTGGTATAACCCCATTTGGCTTCCGCCGGCCCCTGTATAGAGCCATTCTCACCCGCCACGATCCGTATTACTTCCCCTTCAGCTTCCAGTAGTTTTGGTGCATCCCACTGCGGTGGATTTCCCCCATCCAGATTTTCAATAAAACCGATATAACCTGCTGAATTTCCACAGATCAGGTCTTCATCTCCATCATCATCCCAATCTACACTGTAGGGAGTTACCAAAGCTCCAAACTTTACATTTTCTGCCTGCTGCTTGAAGTAATGCGGTGAAGCAAAAACTGGCATATTGTCCTTTGTAGCGCCAGTGTTTTCTACCAAAGCCACCCTGCCATCTTCATCGCCAATGACTAAATCCATATCTCCGTCATTGTCCCAATCCACACCTACGGGAATAATCATCTCCAGGTCCATTTTGATGATGCCTTCGCTATTTGTTAAAATTCTTCCTTCGGCATAAACTGGTTTTACCCTTGTTCCGGTATTTTCAAACCAGCTCAGCTTGTCCAAAAATTCGCCACAGATGAGGTCAAGGTCGCCATCCCCATCAAAGTCATACATATTGGGAGAGGGGGCGCCATATACTTCCAGCGGCTTACCACCGGCTAAGAGCTTACCTCGGTTTTCATATTGCCCCTCTACATTTTCCAGCAGATAGACATAGCCATGTAAAGGTCCATTTGTCCAGTTACCATTTTCATCAAATGCATTGTCCCAGCCGTATTCTTCCCACTCATCAATGCCTACGATGATATCCAGATCCCCATCATTCTCATAGTCGACATACTTCCACTGGTTGAACCTGATCTTATCATGCAGCCCTTCCAGTAACTCAGCATCAAAAAGACTATCTACCTCATTCAGCTTGGCGTCTCTGAAGTTCCGATATTCTATACCCGGGGCCATGACTTTGGGTTCGTCATTTATATATGAGAGTTGTATGTTTTTTACACTGGTCTCTATTTTGACAGGAGGTTTAAAGCTGGTGATTCCCTCATAGGTAGTGCCATCATTTTCAAAAAAATACAAACCCCGGAAGGGAGTGTCTGGGCAGGATACCAGCATATCCATATCCCCATCTTGATCATAATCCATGGGCAAAGGCCAGGCCCATAAGCCTACCCCCAAATCTACATTTAGATCAGGGTTATTGTAAGTTAGCAGTTCTAATTCCACAGTAGATTTTTGTGCATCTTCACTGGATTCTATACTTCCCTGACTGCTGCACGCCATATAAAGAAAAGGCAATGAAAGATGAAGGAGGTAGTGTAGAGGTTTTCTTAGCATTTTGTTTTTTACTTATTATTTCTGATAGGTTGTGTTCATAGTCTATTTTTGACTGCTTGAAAGCAATGAAGCGGATGCAGTGTCCAGGTATAATGTACAATCAGAATGCTTCTGTAAAATTGAAGCAGGGTACATATTGGATACTTCTTTTTCCAGGCAGTTACTGACCGCCACTGCTTTTCGCTGGTCAGGCACGGAACAGATAATGCTTTTGGATTTCATAATCTGCATTACCGACATGCTTATTGCTTTTTTGGGCACATCTTCCAGACTGGCAAACCAGCCTTCGCCCATCTGTTGCCTGCGGCAAGCTTCATCCAGGTCTACAATGATGTAAGGTTCTTTCTCTTCAAAATTCGCAGGAGGATCATTAAAAGCAAGGTGCGCGTTTTCTCCGATACCTACCAATGCCACATCTATAGGATGCTGATTGATAATAGTATTCAGTCTTCTGCACTCTTCCGTTAAGTCTTCTCTGTCTCCATCTATAAAATAAACTGCTTCCAGGGCAGGAACTTTGTCTACAAAACGCTCTCGTAAATACCTCCTGAAACTGGCAGGATGATTTTCCTCCATGCCAGCATATTCATCTAGATGAAACATGACAACTTTTGACCAGTCTATTTCAGTGTTTTCAACCAGATGATGTAAAGTATCAAACTGACTTGCGCCGGTAGCCAAAATGATATTGGCATTCCCCTTTTTCTGAATGGCATACTCAATTTTCTGAGCAGCATTAAGGGCTGCCTTCTTTCCTAATTCGTTTTTAGTCGTAGAAATTTCAATTTTGATCATATTCGTATAGTAGTGTATTTAGAAAAAGTCAATAATAGCGAAATAAGTAGTGATAAAGGCAAAAATGATGACAGCAGCGAGCCCAAGATTCATCTTATGCGAAGCGAGGTTTTGGACCATAACATTTTTTTTATTCAATAAAATAAAAACAGGAATGGCTACTGCCGGTAAAATCGCTGCCTGAAAAGCCTGAGAAAATATAAGTAAAAGAGGAGGACTCTGATCCATAAAAATTGAACCGAACGCAAATAGCAAACCCAGTAGTATCAATATTCTGAACATAGGGGAACGGATATTTCTCGGCCTGCCGCTAAAGTCTGAAATCAGCCAGGGAGCTATCAGTACAATGGGAAAGACAGTGGAAAGCCCGGCACCTACAATGCCCAGAATCAGCAGAAAAGCAGCCAATTTTCCACCCAGAGGCTCAAAGAGACTGATCATCTCAAGTGTGTTATCCAGTTTGAGTCCCATCAGGTGTAAAGTTCCTGCTGACACAGCCATGATAATACCACTTAGGAATAGCATCATTAAAGCAGAAACGAATGCATCTCTTTTCTCGCTTTTCAAATGTTGGATGGTCCAGCCTTTCTCAGCCACTACTGTACTGCGCATAATAAAAACAGCCGCTGAGCAGGTGGTTCCTGCCATGGCTGCCACCAGGCCAAAAGCTCCGGGAGTATCAGGTATGCCGGGAACTATGCCGGCAAGGATTGAGGGAAAAGAGGGCTTTACCATAAAAAAAACCATCATGAAACAGAGCGCCATCAGGATGACGAATATGGTCAGTATTCTTTCAAAAATCTTATATCTCCCAAACCAGAGTAAGAGGTATAACAGCAACACAAAGATCATTATTATCCAGCTGGTATCCAGTAAAAAGCCATTGGTAAGTAACCTTATTCCTTCCTGCACCAGTTCAGCCACTATTCCCATGATGCCTATCAATGCCAGCATTTCTCCGATAATTAAAGTCGTCATGATGTAGAGTGCCAGCAGTTTCCCACCCTTAATCTCTGTTTTGATATTAAAAAGCGCAGTTTTTCCTGATACCAAGGTAAGTTGACCATAGGCTACCATTAAGATATAAGTAAACAGACAGGAAAGGATGAGTGCCCAGAATAAGGTCATGCCATACTCTGCACCTGCCTTGGCCATGGTAGTAACGCTCCCGGTCCCAATGTTATAGCCTATCAAAAATAAGCCCGGCCCTATTGCACTCAGAGCCAACAGGATTTTATGCTTCATTTTTTCTGACATACATTAGTGAGTAGCAGACAGTTTTCTTTTTCATGATGGATTTTTTCGAGCAGCCTATTCATTGAGGATTTCAGGAAACCATTTTACCGCATTATGATAGTATATTTTATCCACCACCTCACGCGGTAATTTTAAGCCTTTGAATTCACCATCAACTTTGGGCACCCGCATCTTTTCATCCGTGGTGAAGAACTTCCAATGCCTGAGCCAGACGGTATGCGCATGCTTTTTTATCCCTTCAGGATCTGTAATTCCATTATTAACGATATCCATGGCAGTACTTCTCAGATCAGTAGCATAGATCAGCCGGTCCTGGTATTTGATAAAGAAGTCTCTTACTTTTTGCCATTCTGTTAAGGTTTGATACTGAACATGGGAAATTCTTTCTGCCATATCTACCGCCATATTTGGAAATTTATCCAGGCGTTTTGCCAACTCATCTACACTCCATTCCAGACTACCCAGATGGGCACCGATAAAATGTAAATCAGGATGCTTTTCCAGCATATGGTCTCTTACCGCAATATAATCTTCATATGAGGGTCGCTCAGGGTGTAAGTACATATGTTCATCAGGATGGGCGGCCGCATAATCTCTGTTGCCTTTCACTGTCATTTCTTCCAGGGGCAACCAGGAATTTCGGTGTTCTCCCAAATGCCCGATTAACGGAATGTTATTATCCGCCAGAAAATCCAGTATAGGATCAAAACGAGGATTGTCAATCATCACCAGTTCTCCATTTTTGTCCTTCAGAAAGAAACCAATATTCTTCCACACCTTCACAGCTATAGCCCCCTTGGCGAAAGAGTCTTGCAGATATGAAATCACCTCATCATGCCAGCCGTCTTCATTGAAGTTTTCTAATGAAAAAGTGGTAGCCCAGGCAATGCGCTCAGGAAATGCGTTGACCTGCTGTACCGCAAAGGCTTGTTGTTCTTCAATAGGTATCCCTGAAGCAGCGTAATAATTTACGGTTAACAAACGAAAATTGTCCTCAGCTGCCTGAGAGAGAATTGCCGTATCGCTATCCATGCTAATGTGCACATGGGCATCTATCTTCTTTACAGATTGAAAATCATTTAGCGAATAGAATTCAGATTCAGTTTTTTCATTTCCCTGGACAGCTTCGCTAGTAGGTGAACAGCTTTGAAATAGTGGTACTGAGATCAACAGACCAAGGTAAAACACCTTAATGATGGATTTCATACTGAAGTTTAGGTTAAGGTTGTAGTAGTAGTTTCTAGGCTATAGTATGATCAGAATGATAAAAAGCAATGGGTTTAATTTTTTAGCCAACGGTCAAACCAATCAAATGCCTCTTCCTGCATTTTAGCGTCAAACTTATGAAGTCCGGGATAATAAGAACATTGATAATGATCGGCAGCATCTGCTTTTTCATATACATCCTTTAATATCTTGTCTGCTTTTTTCATCTCGGGGAGGGTATAGAGTTGATCATCCTCATCATTCAATACCAGGGTCGGAAGAGGAACACGTAGCCCCAAAATCTCGGGAAACTCCAGTTCGTTAGGCAGCAGGGGTACGTAGGTCATCCAGGTATGGGTATAAGATTTGTTCAGTACAAAATCATTCCAGGTCGTCATAAAACCCACACATACCGCGCATTTGATTCTGGGATCAAAGCCTCCTAAAAATACGGTGCGCATGCCGCCTCCTGAAAGACCACCACAGCCAACCTGCTGCTCATCTACATCATCACGTGCACATAATATATCTAGAGCCTTCAGATCTTCTGCCAGAAAGACGGCAGGCCAGGTTGTACCTGCACTAAATAAAGATTTGGCCATGATATGTTCATGTTCACCTGCCCAGCGATTATAGGCTTCAATATGATCAGGCTTTTCAGGGGTTGTGTCATCTAGTCCTTTTCTTAAATGCTCAGGCACATCCTGCATCATCACCCTGCGGCTGGCAAATGGAAAAGCATCCGGTACCAATACCACATATCCCCTTTTGGCGATTTCATTTGCCCAGGCTAAATTTTCGTAATAATGCTGCTG
Proteins encoded:
- the pta gene encoding phosphate acetyltransferase — translated: MASSIYLATSEAHCGKSLVCLGIMEMVLRKTKRVGVFRPVISGKRNGRDKNIDLLIRHFNLDISYEETFSFTRKEARNLILEGQYNKLLNQVIEEYKALEKKCDFVLCEGTDFSDESSSFDFDINVDIAKNLGCPVLILGRGDMDRELEEVISPVRLTYELFADKECDILGVIINRVRSALAHELLLEIRNTIKDKELLVSVIPENIVLQSPTIREVAEHLDADVLYGEDLMEKQSYRYSVAAMQLQNYLPHITENCLVITPGDRGDIILSALQAHQSQNYPPISGILMTTKLLPEESIKRLLDGLPSLVPILSVGYNTYNTVAKLGTLTSYITPDNHTKITISKKLFEKYVDTTALQQKISSVRARGITPKMFQYNLVQKARDAKKHIVLPEGNDERILKAAEILIEQDIVKLTILGKPEEVKNQIARHGVRIDTEQVPIINPAESDYLEGFIDRYVEIRKSKGATRDNARDALVDVSYFGTMMVLEGLADGMVSGAAHTTQHTIRPAFQLIKTKPGVSIVSSVFFMALEDRVLVYGDCAINPNPNAEQLAEIAISSADTSQAFDIEPKVAMLSYSSGESGKGEEVEKVRKATKIVKDKRPDLKVEGPIQYDAAVDKEVGTKKMPDSEVAGNASVLIFPDLNTGNNTYKAVQRETGALAIGPILQGLRKPVNDLSRGCTVADIVNTVVITAIQSQKMSVPTKEKEKVK
- a CDS encoding Gfo/Idh/MocA family protein, encoding MSIKNRREFLKLSALSSTFLGLSPATAYTKDNITEKLRALTEAKASSGTSVMGLKVAPIEQVKVAILGLGNRGTGHIRQMQAVYPKARITAICDIRAQQTDAAMAFLKEHNQKPEVFTDTEDAWKDMVKRDDIDLVLIATPWDLHVPMSVYAMQQGKHVALEVPAATSLDGCWALVNTAEETQRNCMMLENVCYGDEELWILNMVSQGVFGTLTYGEAAYIHNLADKLLNKDAYYQQWRGHQHLNNDGNLYPTHGLGPVAQYMDIGRGDSFAHLVSMSSIQEALHEESLTLEKDNVFYERDDFAHGDMNNSLIKTAKGRTILVQHDVVTPRPYSRINALAGTKAYHEGYPSRLSIKGEGHEWISEARYNEMRERYKHPIWNSLKSEIEKNGGHGGMDFLQTYRLIDCLNKGLPLDMDVYDGVNWSVVTPLSKVSVELGSVPVKFPDFTRGKWKEKRSYGIMTNI
- a CDS encoding Gfo/Idh/MocA family protein; protein product: MKSDTNMTNSYASGRRQFIKASSAALGGTLLYQLPVESGAYATGDDTLKIALIGCGKRGAGAAVQALSADENVKLVAMADAFRDRLDETYGNLKKIGNVKEKVEVPEEHKFVGFDAYKDAIALADVVLLATPPAFRPMHFEQAINAGKHVFMEKPLASDAPGIRKILAAGKEAKKKNLSVVVGLQNRYDPVYQEFVGRLKDGAIGEIISSTCYYMIGHVTLLPRQAGQSEMEYQMRNWRYFCWLWAGSPAGLQIHNTDVVNWVKGAYPVKAQGVGGRAAYQGPDKGDIFDHFYIEYEYADGSKLHSQIRTIDGTYNQGGSFFQGTKGSGDMKKGLVDMQGKSLWRTRGIKEINPYQQEHDELFAAIRKGKSINDTEWAAKSSMMTIMGRMAAHSGQMIQWEDAINSELSLLPERFAWDAEPPVLPGPDGNYPIPIPGQTQVL
- a CDS encoding FG-GAP-like repeat-containing protein — encoded protein: MLRKPLHYLLHLSLPFLYMACSSQGSIESSEDAQKSTVELELLTYNNPDLNVDLGVGLWAWPLPMDYDQDGDMDMLVSCPDTPFRGLYFFENDGTTYEGITSFKPPVKIETSVKNIQLSYINDEPKVMAPGIEYRNFRDAKLNEVDSLFDAELLEGLHDKIRFNQWKYVDYENDGDLDIIVGIDEWEEYGWDNAFDENGNWTNGPLHGYVYLLENVEGQYENRGKLLAGGKPLEVYGAPSPNMYDFDGDGDLDLICGEFLDKLSWFENTGTRVKPVYAEGRILTNSEGIIKMDLEMIIPVGVDWDNDGDMDLVIGDEDGRVALVENTGATKDNMPVFASPHYFKQQAENVKFGALVTPYSVDWDDDGDEDLICGNSAGYIGFIENLDGGNPPQWDAPKLLEAEGEVIRIVAGENGSIQGPAEAKWGYTTLTVNDWDGDGLKDIIVNSIWGKVAWYQNVGSSNNPVLAKAQPVKVKWEQNPPKPEWNWWNPESNQLSTQWRTTPVTTDWNDDGLMDLLMLDHEGYLVFFERFEEGDELLLLPGKRIFYGVNGSGFDAKHGVKDSTAGILQLNVNLYGSSGRRKIAVADWDGDDDKDLLVNSLNVSLMENLGTEDGMVNFRNKGALSGVKLAGHTTSPTIVDWDKDGKPALLIGAEDGHLYYLNNE
- a CDS encoding glucosamine-6-phosphate deaminase, whose amino-acid sequence is MIKIEISTTKNELGKKAALNAAQKIEYAIQKKGNANIILATGASQFDTLHHLVENTEIDWSKVVMFHLDEYAGMEENHPASFRRYLRERFVDKVPALEAVYFIDGDREDLTEECRRLNTIINQHPIDVALVGIGENAHLAFNDPPANFEEKEPYIIVDLDEACRRQQMGEGWFASLEDVPKKAISMSVMQIMKSKSIICSVPDQRKAVAVSNCLEKEVSNMYPASILQKHSDCTLYLDTASASLLSSSQK
- a CDS encoding Nramp family divalent metal transporter; this encodes MKHKILLALSAIGPGLFLIGYNIGTGSVTTMAKAGAEYGMTLFWALILSCLFTYILMVAYGQLTLVSGKTALFNIKTEIKGGKLLALYIMTTLIIGEMLALIGIMGIVAELVQEGIRLLTNGFLLDTSWIIMIFVLLLYLLLWFGRYKIFERILTIFVILMALCFMMVFFMVKPSFPSILAGIVPGIPDTPGAFGLVAAMAGTTCSAAVFIMRSTVVAEKGWTIQHLKSEKRDAFVSALMMLFLSGIIMAVSAGTLHLMGLKLDNTLEMISLFEPLGGKLAAFLLILGIVGAGLSTVFPIVLIAPWLISDFSGRPRNIRSPMFRILILLGLLFAFGSIFMDQSPPLLLIFSQAFQAAILPAVAIPVFILLNKKNVMVQNLASHKMNLGLAAVIIFAFITTYFAIIDFF
- a CDS encoding amidohydrolase family protein, with amino-acid sequence MKSIIKVFYLGLLISVPLFQSCSPTSEAVQGNEKTESEFYSLNDFQSVKKIDAHVHISMDSDTAILSQAAEDNFRLLTVNYYAASGIPIEEQQAFAVQQVNAFPERIAWATTFSLENFNEDGWHDEVISYLQDSFAKGAIAVKVWKNIGFFLKDKNGELVMIDNPRFDPILDFLADNNIPLIGHLGEHRNSWLPLEEMTVKGNRDYAAAHPDEHMYLHPERPSYEDYIAVRDHMLEKHPDLHFIGAHLGSLEWSVDELAKRLDKFPNMAVDMAERISHVQYQTLTEWQKVRDFFIKYQDRLIYATDLRSTAMDIVNNGITDPEGIKKHAHTVWLRHWKFFTTDEKMRVPKVDGEFKGLKLPREVVDKIYYHNAVKWFPEILNE
- a CDS encoding alpha/beta hydrolase family protein; this translates as MKKNRRRFLRISGLAGLAGGTLLNSFASPPGKQDMSSSIPININPEHSSKQSKAEEGDVSLIGLYGPWAASLQQNNLPAFSFRRKEWSELKTWHKSAKARFTERLAMPDLGGLPEVKVSKTYSYDGLQIEELSWQLPYGRPTEAILLKPQDAKGPLPAILALHDHGGNKYFGKRKITRTSDQQHPLMEDHQQHYYENLAWANEIAKRGYVVLVPDAFPFASRRVMMQDVPEHLRKGLDDTTPEKPDHIEAYNRWAGEHEHIMAKSLFSAGTTWPAVFLAEDLKALDILCARDDVDEQQVGCGGLSGGGMRTVFLGGFDPRIKCAVCVGFMTTWNDFVLNKSYTHTWMTYVPLLPNELEFPEILGLRVPLPTLVLNDEDDQLYTLPEMKKADKILKDVYEKADAADHYQCSYYPGLHKFDAKMQEEAFDWFDRWLKN